In the genome of Nerophis ophidion isolate RoL-2023_Sa unplaced genomic scaffold, RoL_Noph_v1.0 HiC_scaffold_365, whole genome shotgun sequence, one region contains:
- the LOC133548054 gene encoding NLR family member X1-like isoform X1 produces MSSLLHRRASNLVGFWKWKKRADVCLCSCTQFNYRNVVSTTPEPDQIEIHKRKMLLWFSHLPQEEKQFGGYFSPETMHVDPLILEKHPEERAGLLGSPLKIQASSGNSVVVEQLFEFNGDQSENRGINVLLYGAVGTGKSTIVRKLVLDWCAGTTLTHFKLLIPFSCEDLGELTKAASLRDLVTRKYLHLKKHPLLSGEGNQAKDVLFLFNGMEKMKLDFRIGSTELCSDPNEALSASAVVVNLLRKYLLPEANILVTTRLSALDRIPPKYVNRYAQICGFNDPNRQRAYFTSRLLQQSGESAKTLEAQALVELLYLNLQRESQLAAACFLPSYCWLTCATLHFLHFTDAAAPIRTLTGIYTSFLRLNFGGEVLGKTTGTVGPNQDQQNSLMLYVVRTVGKLAYDGVTYKRTSFSEKELEQWIGGKTKTDEELRQLAVFRTDVLDFFLAPCVESCKHLPAELSEQDERRYVFAVPAMQEYLAALYVVLGENKSALEKLTKQVSVAIGQATEDVSAIVNIFSKFIPLRIFAVFNLLKLFPKLYEKIKTKNKSNIARTMAAEMFRKEDSHNEDVLDQVEQSLLGVHGPPSQQQSEAQPFELYPIFMGGLLHYGNRVLLQQIGCHIKSSTVAQITQALRNYLVREINKPQPPEELMDLLVLLYEFQNPRLTAEVLASIRTICLNNIRMTSLKCFVLGSVLSCAPSSYQLEELDLSSCLLTKDMLKMLWPAFKHTRNLK; encoded by the exons ATGAGTTCATTACTGCATAG ACGGGCGAGTAATCTGGTTGGATTTTGGAAGTGGAAGAAGAGAGCAGATGTTTGTCTCTGCTCATGCACACAATTTAACTACAGGAATGTTGTCTCTACTACACCAGAACCAG ATCAGATTGAGATTCACAAGAGAAAGATGCTTCTATGGTTCAGCCATCTACCACAGGAGGAAAAGCAGTTTGGGGGTTACTTCAGCCCAGAGACAATGCATGTAGATCCACTGATCCTGGAGAAGCATCCTGAGGAGAGAGCAGGACTCCTCGGCTCCCCACTCAAAATCCAGGCTTCCTCCGGCAACTCTGTGGTTGTAGAGCAGCTCTTTGAGTTCAATGGAGACCAGAGCGAGAACAGAGGAATCAATGTGCTGTTGTATGGTGCTGTGGGTACAGGAAAAAGCACAATTGTCCGAAAGCTTGTGCTAGATTGGTGCGCTGGGACCACACTGACGCACTTCAAGCTGCTGATTCCGTTCTCCTGTGAGGATCTTGGTGAACTTACAaa GGCTGCATCATTGAGAGACCTGGTGACTAGGAAGTACCTCCATTTGAAAAAACACCCTTTGCTCAGTGGGGAGGGAAATCAGGCTAAGGATgttctcttcctttttaatgggATGGAAAAGATGAAACTTGACTTCCGGATTGGATCCACAGAGCTATGCAGTGACCCAAATGAGGCTCTGTCTGCAAGTGCAGTTGTGGTCAACCTTCTCCGCAAGTACCTGCTCCCCGAG GCAAATATCCTGGTGACCACCAGGCTGTCTGCCTTGGACCGCATCCCTCCAAAATATGTTAATCGCTATGCACAGATTTGTGGTTTCAATGACCCAAACCGCCAGCGTGCCTACTTCACCAGCCGCCTGCTGCAGCAAAGTGGGGAATCCGCAAAAACACTTGAAGCTCAGGCTCTTGTAGAGCTGCTTTATCTTAACCTTCAGAGGGAGAGCCAGTTGGCTGCAGCCTGTTTTCTGCCCTCCTACTGCTGGCTCACGTGTGCCACTTTACACTTCTTGCATTTCACGGACGCAGCAGCACCAATTCGCACTCTGACTGGCATATACACCAGTTTCCTTAGGCTCAACTTTGGAGGAGAAGTACTGGGCAAAACAACAGGGACAGTCGGGCCGAATCAGGATCAACAAAATTCCTTGATGTTGTATGTTGTCCGGACAGTTGGCAAACTTGCCTATGACGGTGTAACATACAAACGCACTTCATTCTCAGAAAAGGAGCTGGAGCAATGGATAGGAGGAAAGACCAAAACGGACGAGGAGTTACGTCAGCTGGCTGTGTTCAGAACTGACGTGCTTGACTTCTTCCTGGCTCCCTGTGTTGAAAGTTGCAAGCATTTACCAGCAGAGCTTAGTGAACAAGATGAGAGGCGATACGTGTTTGCTGTTCCCGCCATGCAAGAATACCTGGCAGCACTCTATGTGGTTCTAGGGGAGAATAAATCTGCTCTGGAGAAGCTGACCAAGCAGGTGTCTGTGGCAATTGGTCAGGCAACTGAGGATGTCAGTGCCATTGTGAATATATTTTCCAAGTTCATCCCTCTCAGAATATTTGCAGTCTTTAATCTACTTAAGCTTTTTCCAAAACTTTATgagaaaatcaaaacaaaaaacaagagcaaCATTGCGAGGACAATGGCCGCTGAGATGTTCCGCAAGGAGGATAGCCACAATGAAGATGTTCTTGATCAAGTGGAGCAAAGCCTCCTGGGAGTACATGGCCCACCTTCACAACAGCAGAGTGAGGCTCAGCCATTTGAGCTCTACCCAATCTTTATGGGTGGACTGTTACATTATGGTAACCGGGTCCTTCTTCAGCAAATTGGATGTCACATTAAGAGTTCCACTGTGGCTCAGATTACACAAGCTCTTCGGAATTACCTTGTCAGAG AAATCAACAAACCACAGCCACCAGAGGAGTTGATGGATCTGTTGGTCCTACTGTATGAATTTCAAAATCCCAGACTGACTGCAGAGGTCCTGGCTTCAATCAGAACCATTTGCCTCAACAATATACGCATGACCTCACTCAAATGCTTTGTGTTGGGTTCTGTGCTCTCGTGTGCCCCTTCAAG
- the LOC133548054 gene encoding NLR family member X1-like isoform X2, with amino-acid sequence MLLWFSHLPQEEKQFGGYFSPETMHVDPLILEKHPEERAGLLGSPLKIQASSGNSVVVEQLFEFNGDQSENRGINVLLYGAVGTGKSTIVRKLVLDWCAGTTLTHFKLLIPFSCEDLGELTKAASLRDLVTRKYLHLKKHPLLSGEGNQAKDVLFLFNGMEKMKLDFRIGSTELCSDPNEALSASAVVVNLLRKYLLPEANILVTTRLSALDRIPPKYVNRYAQICGFNDPNRQRAYFTSRLLQQSGESAKTLEAQALVELLYLNLQRESQLAAACFLPSYCWLTCATLHFLHFTDAAAPIRTLTGIYTSFLRLNFGGEVLGKTTGTVGPNQDQQNSLMLYVVRTVGKLAYDGVTYKRTSFSEKELEQWIGGKTKTDEELRQLAVFRTDVLDFFLAPCVESCKHLPAELSEQDERRYVFAVPAMQEYLAALYVVLGENKSALEKLTKQVSVAIGQATEDVSAIVNIFSKFIPLRIFAVFNLLKLFPKLYEKIKTKNKSNIARTMAAEMFRKEDSHNEDVLDQVEQSLLGVHGPPSQQQSEAQPFELYPIFMGGLLHYGNRVLLQQIGCHIKSSTVAQITQALRNYLVREINKPQPPEELMDLLVLLYEFQNPRLTAEVLASIRTICLNNIRMTSLKCFVLGSVLSCAPSSYQLEELDLSSCLLTKDMLKMLWPAFKHTRNLK; translated from the exons ATGCTTCTATGGTTCAGCCATCTACCACAGGAGGAAAAGCAGTTTGGGGGTTACTTCAGCCCAGAGACAATGCATGTAGATCCACTGATCCTGGAGAAGCATCCTGAGGAGAGAGCAGGACTCCTCGGCTCCCCACTCAAAATCCAGGCTTCCTCCGGCAACTCTGTGGTTGTAGAGCAGCTCTTTGAGTTCAATGGAGACCAGAGCGAGAACAGAGGAATCAATGTGCTGTTGTATGGTGCTGTGGGTACAGGAAAAAGCACAATTGTCCGAAAGCTTGTGCTAGATTGGTGCGCTGGGACCACACTGACGCACTTCAAGCTGCTGATTCCGTTCTCCTGTGAGGATCTTGGTGAACTTACAaa GGCTGCATCATTGAGAGACCTGGTGACTAGGAAGTACCTCCATTTGAAAAAACACCCTTTGCTCAGTGGGGAGGGAAATCAGGCTAAGGATgttctcttcctttttaatgggATGGAAAAGATGAAACTTGACTTCCGGATTGGATCCACAGAGCTATGCAGTGACCCAAATGAGGCTCTGTCTGCAAGTGCAGTTGTGGTCAACCTTCTCCGCAAGTACCTGCTCCCCGAG GCAAATATCCTGGTGACCACCAGGCTGTCTGCCTTGGACCGCATCCCTCCAAAATATGTTAATCGCTATGCACAGATTTGTGGTTTCAATGACCCAAACCGCCAGCGTGCCTACTTCACCAGCCGCCTGCTGCAGCAAAGTGGGGAATCCGCAAAAACACTTGAAGCTCAGGCTCTTGTAGAGCTGCTTTATCTTAACCTTCAGAGGGAGAGCCAGTTGGCTGCAGCCTGTTTTCTGCCCTCCTACTGCTGGCTCACGTGTGCCACTTTACACTTCTTGCATTTCACGGACGCAGCAGCACCAATTCGCACTCTGACTGGCATATACACCAGTTTCCTTAGGCTCAACTTTGGAGGAGAAGTACTGGGCAAAACAACAGGGACAGTCGGGCCGAATCAGGATCAACAAAATTCCTTGATGTTGTATGTTGTCCGGACAGTTGGCAAACTTGCCTATGACGGTGTAACATACAAACGCACTTCATTCTCAGAAAAGGAGCTGGAGCAATGGATAGGAGGAAAGACCAAAACGGACGAGGAGTTACGTCAGCTGGCTGTGTTCAGAACTGACGTGCTTGACTTCTTCCTGGCTCCCTGTGTTGAAAGTTGCAAGCATTTACCAGCAGAGCTTAGTGAACAAGATGAGAGGCGATACGTGTTTGCTGTTCCCGCCATGCAAGAATACCTGGCAGCACTCTATGTGGTTCTAGGGGAGAATAAATCTGCTCTGGAGAAGCTGACCAAGCAGGTGTCTGTGGCAATTGGTCAGGCAACTGAGGATGTCAGTGCCATTGTGAATATATTTTCCAAGTTCATCCCTCTCAGAATATTTGCAGTCTTTAATCTACTTAAGCTTTTTCCAAAACTTTATgagaaaatcaaaacaaaaaacaagagcaaCATTGCGAGGACAATGGCCGCTGAGATGTTCCGCAAGGAGGATAGCCACAATGAAGATGTTCTTGATCAAGTGGAGCAAAGCCTCCTGGGAGTACATGGCCCACCTTCACAACAGCAGAGTGAGGCTCAGCCATTTGAGCTCTACCCAATCTTTATGGGTGGACTGTTACATTATGGTAACCGGGTCCTTCTTCAGCAAATTGGATGTCACATTAAGAGTTCCACTGTGGCTCAGATTACACAAGCTCTTCGGAATTACCTTGTCAGAG AAATCAACAAACCACAGCCACCAGAGGAGTTGATGGATCTGTTGGTCCTACTGTATGAATTTCAAAATCCCAGACTGACTGCAGAGGTCCTGGCTTCAATCAGAACCATTTGCCTCAACAATATACGCATGACCTCACTCAAATGCTTTGTGTTGGGTTCTGTGCTCTCGTGTGCCCCTTCAAG